Genomic DNA from Hordeum vulgare subsp. vulgare chromosome 2H, MorexV3_pseudomolecules_assembly, whole genome shotgun sequence:
CCCATGTTTTAACCAAAGAATGTTAAAATACCTGTCCTATCTACATTTTCTATTATTCTAAACACCATTTGTTTTGTGTGTAGTTGGATCAGTCTAATATGGAGAGTCCCACTAAACCTCTGAAGGAACATGAGCAGGTAATCCTTCAACTTCTAGTCAGGCTACCCTTGCCATTCCATTGTCAACGAGTTACATGCTGATTACAAACATTCTCTTAAGGAAACGTGTAGCAATGGTATGTTCTGCGGCCACATGGTAGTCTAGGTTAACCTGCAGTGGATCTGTTTCCATATCAAGCTAACTGCCATATCAgttctttttccttctttttttgatATGAGAGTTTTGGGGCATTGAGATTTTGGTTGAAGTGACGTTCAGTTTGTAAATTTACACTTGCTGGTGATAAATATTTCTGATATAGACTCCTCAAAATATTCTATATAGACCACCTGCTCAAAGCTGACTATCATCATCTACTTTTAGCCTACGGATTACCGTCATTTTTCCTGTCAGTGGTGTGTGTCTATACCGGGAACTATTAGTTATAGCTGTACAAAATGTCACTCCATACACTCGATGAAGCACACTAATCTGTACTTTCTTGCTATATAGGGTTTAAATAACAGTGTGATAATCAGATTAGGATTTGTTTCTGGTCCTTGCTTCCTTCACTTGTTCCAGTCCTTGTTTGTtttcttattactattattatactCCTGCTCTCTTGTTATTTAAGTCTGACGATGCAGCATCTTGAGCATGTTCTAAAGTTCTTCTAATTGTCATTTGTTCACTTACAGGAACAAGCCAAACAAATAGAGACAGATTTTGCAGCTCCTCGAATGAAGCCTGAGTTTATTACTCAATCAGCACCAATTTTTGCTGATAATGTGCTTGATCCATCTGTGAGGCTTCGCAAGTTGAATTCTCCAATGTTCTCCAGCCCACTACATTCAAGTAGAACAAATTATTCCTACAAACTCCCGACACCAGATGATGATAAAAACTCCACTTCAGCAGGCACCAACAGATCACCTCATTCAGATAAATCAGAGAGTAAACCACATGTGGCAGCAAATTTGTGGCATTCCTCTCCGCTTGTGAAAGATTATAAGCCGAGCTCCTTGTACAGCGGGCCTGTTAAGATGCCATCAAGTACTGAGAGGAGATCATCACCATTAGTTTATTCCTACTCCACTTCAGATTCAAAGAAAATGAAGAGGGAATCTTTTTCTGGCCCAATTCCAAGTAAAGCAGGGTTAAGCAAACCCTTGTTTTCCGCTGCTGGTCACAGAGCATCAGTAAACTATCCTCCTCGTGTTATGTCAACAAAATCACATGGACCAGGTTCTCTTCCATCTGTGGCTCCAAAAGTCCCTAGGATAACTTCACTGCCAACAACATCCCCCAGAATTAGTGAGCTTCATGAGCTGCCTAGGCCTCCTGCACCTTTAGACACTCTCCGACCTGGTCTGGTTGGATATTCTGGTCCTTTGATATCAAGGCGGCAAATGCCTAATGTACCAACCCGTGCCTCCCCACCGTCAAATACAGCATCACCGCTTCCACGACCACCTGCTGCCATGACTCGCAGCTATTCTATACCTTCAAATAGCCAAAGAACACCTATTATTACTGTGAATAAGTTGTTGGAGTCTAGGCATAGCAGAGAGAGCAGCGAAGTTTCCTCGCCCCCACTAACACCTATATCTTTGGCAGATGTTTCACGCAAATCAATAGCAGAAACAACTATAGACACCAGAAGGATAAAGGGTAAGTTTCTACTGCTAAATAATTGGTTTCACGCAAATTTATCTGTAAATAATAATTTTATGTTTAAACCTCACCATAGATTTATGTTCTGAACTATGCCTTCAGTGTTGGTTTTACTCCATTATTGTTTTCGATTATCTCATTGTGATATGCTTTCCATTTTTAGATATCTGCTCTTTTCAATGGTTTCATTGGTTTTGGTCATGACATTATGAGTACTTTTGGGGAAAGTATCTAGatcatactccctccatcacatatTAATTGTCGCTCAAACGGATGTATCTAGCACTGAAATACATTTAAATACATCTGTTTGAGCGACAATTATATGGGACGGTGGCAGTACTATAATTCACATGTGAATAAAATGCAATCCACTCGTTATCTTTTTGCAAGATTCCAATATTCATATATATTCAATCTTTACTGCGCAAATGCTACTACATAATGTAAAATGCCATGTCTAACTATATTCTATCCTTTGATTGCAGAAACCTCGTGAGcactcacacatccaaacctgttTATAATTGTAGGCAATTTTGTACGTAAGTAGTTTGCATTCTTGGTTTTCTTCAATAGTCTTTGGTGTATTTTGTGAAACAAAAGGGTGAAATAAAGATAGCAATATTTTACCTTCATTCACTTATTATGAAAGATTTCTATCCTTGGCGTATTTATTTGCCTACTTATTGGATTTTTTTACTCCATGGCTTGCATATCTGAAGTATTTATTGGATTTAGGTGTATCTGTCCACCATTGTCCTTGTTTGCACGGAGATTCCATTTTTCCGAGAGCGGGATGATATAAAACTTGAATGATTAACATATTGTTCTTTTAATCAGCGGATATATTTTGCAGTTTTCTAAGAACTTCACTTCACAACTATGCAGTCTACTAAAAATAAATCTGTGCTGACATAATTATATCAAAGCTGTATTTGTGCTAATTATAAATACATGATAATGATTTGTTGCTCTCCTAACATAGTACTAATGGTCCGCTCGTCCT
This window encodes:
- the LOC123426566 gene encoding uncharacterized protein At2g33490-like, which codes for MKSPLRKFRGLALPHHHKERKDQRPPPAKLDDLVDAAQEMEEMRTCYDSLLSAAAATTNSVYEFAEAMAEMGTCLLEKTALDCDDDDSGRVLMMLGKAQFELQKFVDNYRTNIINTITNPSESLLKELQVVEEMKDNCDQRREEYETMRSAYKDKGRSRNPKTETFSPEQLQASFLEYQEDATLFIFRLKSLKQGQFLSILTQAARHHAAQLSFFRRGLKYLEALEPHVKAVAEKQHIDYQFSGLDDDTDNDDYSSYQDNHSEGSELSFDYGINFPASRSSMDLDQSNMESPTKPLKEHEQEQAKQIETDFAAPRMKPEFITQSAPIFADNVLDPSVRLRKLNSPMFSSPLHSSRTNYSYKLPTPDDDKNSTSAGTNRSPHSDKSESKPHVAANLWHSSPLVKDYKPSSLYSGPVKMPSSTERRSSPLVYSYSTSDSKKMKRESFSGPIPSKAGLSKPLFSAAGHRASVNYPPRVMSTKSHGPGSLPSVAPKVPRITSLPTTSPRISELHELPRPPAPLDTLRPGLVGYSGPLISRRQMPNVPTRASPPSNTASPLPRPPAAMTRSYSIPSNSQRTPIITVNKLLESRHSRESSEVSSPPLTPISLADVSRKSIAETTIDTRRIKETS